The Rattus norvegicus strain BN/NHsdMcwi chromosome 9, GRCr8, whole genome shotgun sequence genome contains the following window.
GCTTTTGTCTAGGTATtatcctcacagcaacagaaaaacgCAGACAAGAGGGCAAAAGGAATCCTACAAAGTCAGTGTCAAACTCTTTAAGAACCATGATGTGCTGAGGGACGAAAAGGGCTCAGCCAGAGGTAAGACAGGTCGGGGTAGCTGAGGATAGAGGGAGAGGTCTTACTGTGGAGCAGAAGTGGAGCAAGGTGATGAATGAATGGGTGGGAAGAAGAAGTTCCTGATCTTTTACATTCTGTGATAGACAGAAGGACCTTCACATTTGAGGAGAATTACTGGCTCTGGTAAGTGTTCACTTGGTTAGTTGTGATCACGTACAGAGGAAGATTCTTAGATATATCCTGAAGATCAGCCTTACATGTTAATGGGTGTGTAAGGAGGGGTGTTTTAGGGAGAATGTCTCCATGCAGTTGGGGCTAGAAAGGGGCCTGCAAGATCTTAATGTATTTACTTGGACAGCTATAATTGGTGTTAGAGATACCATCAAgattgtcttgttttgttttaaagatttatttttattttatgtatttgactGTTTGGCCTGCCGTTTAAGTGAGTGCATGTGAGCctggtgcccaaagaggccagaataGGGTACTGGGTCCCCTGGAATTTGGGTTACAGACAATTGCAAGCCACCGTGTACATGCCGGgaactctgcaagagcagcaagtgctcctaagtGCCAATCTGTCTGTCCAGCTCACTTCAGAAAACCACTTTCTAAGGTtggtttatttgtatttgtgtgtgcacagttGCCCTGCAGTCTAGAAGAAGGCCCTGACTCCCtggaagctggagttataggtcgCTGTGAGGtgcctgtgtgggtgctgggaaccaaaggcACACTCTCGGCAGGAACAGCAAATGCTGACCCAACGAGCCATCTCTAGCCCGCTTTCAAATCATACGCCCTGTAAAATTGAGATTGAAATCAATTGTAGATTTTTAGGTTTTTCTACTTCTTAACATTTtaatacaataaatacattttgttaCCTGTCTTTCAAAGACCagcataaatataaaaaaaaagcttttaaaaggctgattcccaccaccaccccaccccaccccccaccaaggTATAGCCATAAATCGTGAACAGATACAAACGTAAGGAAGTAGAGTAGGACTTGCTGCTGTGTGCCTCTCAGTTAAATGCAGCATTTTCCTTTCACTTTGGGATGAGTATTTTTAAACCATGGTCTTCCTCcctaaatatgtaatatatatttcttaAAGCTAAGACACAGACTTCTATAACCATAAGGTCAAACAAATGTCTTTTCAGCATAGACAGGGCATAAAAAGGCTTCTCTACGCTTCTCCCCAGTATCAACCACTGatgactgttttccagagtggagGTTTTCTGCACATACAATGTGCTTTATGTGAGAGTTTGATTTGCCATTCCTCTGCTTTTGTTTcgctgtgtggtcctggctgtcttgggatTTGCTCTGTAAACTAGACAAACCTCAGATTCTAGATCCATCAgcctctgcttctgagtgctggggtcaaaggcgTGCACCAGCCCTGCCCAGCTTGATAGgttggattttggttttttgaaagtTGCTTCAGAGATGATTCTAAAAATCTGTTTGCACTAAAAGTCTCCGTGTTCTAGAAGATGCTTCATTGTTGAGATTACAATGCAAATTTTCAAATTATTCAAAGTACCAACATTCTAGTTTATTACCCTTTATACAATTTGTCTCCGTCGCTGAGAGACGCCACACAGACAGCCAAGGAAACCAATGAGTATCTGACTAAGCCCAAACAGGAGCTCGAGGATTCCAACAAGCAGGAGACTCATAAACACTGAGAAGTGGAAAATCCTGTGTCTGTCTTCTTCAGAGTTGGAGTTGGGTATTTTCAAGTTACTGACCATGTTGTTGATAGTGGGGTTTTTAAAATCAGTAGGAGGGACACAAGTGTCATTGAAGAACCACAGCAGGTTGAAGGATTCAGGACGAAAGTTActggagggaaaaggaaaaggattaGATATGCCTACTAAGACAATAAAAACCCCAGCATAGTACAACCCAATGTACCCAGAAACCATAGCTAAGATCTGGTTTGCTCAGCACATTTGCATGGCCCTAGTGCTTAAAACCCTGGCTGATCTGAAGACGAGCCATCTAAGACTGAGGCTCTCTCATGTCAGCATGCAAATAAATACCAACAGCATCAGAGGTGTGAACCTGTCTGTGTAGCTtttctaccacacacacacacacacacacacacacacacacacacacacacacagacagacagacagacagacagacagagacagagagagagggggttgggggagtgggggggagagggggagagaggaattTTTCACATAGACCTGCTCTGAGGCGATATGTGATTAAAATGACGTATGACTCTTCTAGCATAACATAAGAAGCTTTTAGTCCTAAGACATCTTCTCAAaatgattgggggtgggggtcaatAAAATGGAGTACTCTTAGGGAGACGCATTTCTAGATCCCAACAACTGACTTTGAACCTGAGAAAATAACAGTATTTGCAACACATGGCCTATGAGCCTATGGATTTCCCTGACACCACAGGAAAACACCTAGTCTGGGAGGGAATGTCTCAACCTGCTACCTACTACCTCAGTAAGCTCCTGTTATTCCATGAGTGTTAAATGTGTTCGGTAGCTGTGGTTGGCAGTTCAAATTTTCCTAACTATTAAGGGAATTTCTTTGGGTTTTATTTAGTCCACGGAAATGGCTGCCATGCAAATTTTGAAAAACCATTTTTTACTATAGGTGATGGAGGAAAACAgtttaataaaatacaaaagttaaatcTGGCTTTCCGGAACTAAGTGACTAATTAGAGGTAGCTAATAAATTATGTTGGTCTTCCCGTTTTTAAAATGTAGGCCTAAATTTAGACACAGAATTGTCTCAATGGACCATTTATATGTAACTTCCAATGCTATGTGTTACTGCAtagttgaaatatttttattcctgtcTATAAATGTATAGCATGGCCACATGCATTTACTAGCTGCTGTttcttttgattgattgattgattgattgattgattgattgattgatgattcaAAAGTAAAAAGGCTGGAATGGTGCTTCCCTGCAAACAGCACTTTCTGTGAAAGCCGGAGGGCCAGACTTTAGATCATCAATAGCCATATGAAAACCAAAGAGATAAACCCAGCATTGAGGAGGACAGCTGTCACCAACCTCTGGCCTCCTTACGAGTtggcacatgtgcacacctaTCCACACAGCACCCGCAAACATTACCAAGGTGGGAACACCATACAGAGTATTTAAGCCATCTATAGTTCACAACTGATAGCATAGGTTCAGAGCAGATGGACAGATGTTTCAGATCACgtacttccagaggaccccagttcagttctCAATACCCACTAGGAGcacctcacaactgcctgtaacccctGTTCTACAGGGGTCCATCCCCTGTGGCCTccagtacaaacacacacacaataataataagagtCTAGAGAAatagcccagcagttaagagcttttgttgctgttgcacaggacctgggtccagatcccagcatctacatggtggctcacaaactaaTCCTAACTCTAGATCCAGGGGTACAGTGCCCTCCTCTGCTTTCCATGGGTACTGCATACATGGGTGGTGCActtgcatgcaggcaaaacactccttttcttaaaatttaaacaaaaattgtGCAGATTTGTAGAAAGTAAATGTTCCTCTCACTCACCCATTACTGTACCCCAAGGGTCTAAATGAAGTATATATTCCCAGAACTTTTAAGAAAGATgaatgttggggctggggatttagctcagtggtagagcgcttacctaggaagcgcaaggccctgggttcggtccccagctccaaaaaaaaaaagaaccaaaaaaaaaaaaaaaaaaaaaaaaagaaagatgaatgtttACAAAACGTGTAGAAGCCACCTGAGATAGCCAAGACCCTTCAGATGAGACCATACCAGAAGCACTCAGGACGTAGCAGCCACACCACCTCTTTGTGAGGCGTGAGGTATTGGTATCAGTTTACCAAGTCCCTACAAATGTTTGCCCAGTAGTCAGAACGGCCTAACAGTTATACACCATAGTTGGCCACAGCTACGGGAGACAGTGTGACAAGCTCGACTTACCTTAGGTTTTTCAATGAAAATTCACATGTGACAGTACTGTTGACCTGAGTGTTACAAACTAGAGGTCCTTCCAAGAGAGCTCGGATCGATACCAACATACAATACACGGCACCAATGACTGTGATCACACTCAAGAGTGATGAAAGAAACATCTGGAAAACAAAGCAGGGCGTTCACACACATCGCTGTAGGTCCTCCGTCTGTTTCAGGTTTTCCAGCAGCAGCCTGCAACACTTAGTCACTGCTCTCAGTCTGTGCTCCTACATCTTTTTCCCCTTATTTGTTGGTGTACATAtgagcatggtattggtacatgtctgtgtgagtgtgttctgcacattcatgtgtgtgtgttcgtgtgcatgAGGGGTGTAAACCGGAGGCTGAAATCAGGTGTCTCCCCTTATCGCTTTCCATTCTCCAActtgtttttgaggcagtgtctgtcaCTGGACCTGGAGCTGAATGAACCATTTCGCTACGCTAAGCCAGCTGGCCCCTGAGCTCTGGCATCTACCTTTATGCCCCTCTAACACTGGGGTTTTAGGCAGATGCCACCTCACCTAACTTTTATGTGAGCcttagggatccaaactcagatcctcacacttgtatgtcagacactttactgacttagccatctccccagccctgtgtgGTCCTGAGACATGAGAGTGCAGTTTAATTACAGTTGCCAAAAGATATTTACACTTGTTGATGTCTCTGAAGAATCTCAACCTCTGTATTCCTGGGTTTATGAATTCCTTCTGGCCACTGAAATCTGGTTCCTCCTTTTCTATGGTATATAGTTCTAACTTACATTGAACCTCCACTAGACCTTAACTacctaaacttttatttctggaCTCTTGGCTTCCATACATATTTGACTGATGTTGTAAGTAGTCAGTGGCCAACATCCTGAAGTAATCAGTCAGCAGCAGAGTTGAGAGCATAACTGCTCAGCTGGGCACACTGGAGGGGACGTGTTGCCATTGGGACCCATCCAAGGCAGAGTGGGATGCATCAGCCATCTTGGTCTCCACCCATCCGACGCACGTATCACTTTATTCTCCCAGTCCAGTGTGACAACTAAAAGCTATCTCAACAATGCCACATGTCCATTTGGAGTAGGGGTGGAGGCTCTAAATATGCCCATAGTTATATAACcattgtagtggctattcctggttatcagcttgactatatctggaatgaactacagtccagaattggaaggctcacctttgatcctgatcttgaggctgagagatacaagtttctaacccggatcttggtatggagatcttgaggcaaagtggctatgactctaaggcaaggagatctctgagttcaaggtcacctgggacaaagaaAGTCCTGGACCCAGGCGtgttggtacacacctttaatctgggatacaccttctgctggaaacctatataaggacattggaagaaggaagagtctcttttTTGCCTGTctaccttgtgggactgagccaccctagatccttggacttccattcacagctgctgctgaccattgttggagagttggactacagactgtaagtcatcaaccaattctcttactatctAGAGACGACCCATGAGTTCTGTGACTAGATAACCATGTTGGAGGGAAAGTGTGTTCTGAATTCAAGTCACACAAACGATGTGAAATTCagcatgaaaaaacaaaaatgttgaaTGTGCCCCCCCCCAAGAGAGTTGTTAGGTGTTAGTTGTTTCACAGAGTTGTTAGTGATTATGATTATTTCAaagtcaaaaatgaaaataagagcaTTTTTTCTTCCCTTATTAGCTCCTAGAGAGCTGTATACCGTGTGCTTCAGACCCTTGATGAATAGACAGGTATGCAAAGGGCATGTGGCCTCATCTGCAGTATTCCTTCAAGCAACCCTAAAAGACAGATCTATTGGTATTCTCATTTTGGAGAAAAGTAGAAAGGAAGAGGTTGACAGCTTGTCGGGAAACTCATCTAGGAAACACTCATGTTCCCATTCGTGTCCCTTAGCATCCTTAGCTGGAAGCACACGGTAACAGGAGTGAGGATCAGTTGTTAATCCTGGTCCTCCAACACCACTGTGATTTATACAAGTTGCCAAATTTACTCATCAAGAAGAGCGGCTGTTACCTCTGACCTGTTACTTCCTAAGTGAGCAGTCATTCAAGTGATTCAGCAAAATCTTATCATactgagaaacaaagcaaaggggaaggaaggaaagatgaaacCGGGAAGGCCCTGCTGACCCGTTCCTGCCCTGCTGAGAAGGGAGGAGCATTTTATGCCACCTTGGCCTTTTCTTGACCCAGAGGCACTAACTATAACTCGGACACCTGACTGCCAGCACTGGAAAGCTTtgctaaggtgtgtgtgtgtgtggggggggttatgACGTTGATATAAGCAGGTAGTCACTATTTAAATGACTAGAACTATTGCTAATGGCATAAATAATGTTATAGAATGCCTCTGTGTCCCACCCCGCTGCCCCCAGCAGCCCTGGCAGATCCTCAGCTTCAAACAACCCATGAGTATGTGGAAGCATGACTGAATTATTTTCAAGACTGGTGTGAGAAAAACAACCTCACTTATAGCCAGAATCTACATGAAAAGTGCCTCTGTCAAGGAttggaaagacggctcagtgattaagggTGCAAGCTactcttcagaggacccaagttccgtTCCCAGCATCTACAGTTCTGcatcctgtaaccccagctccaaggcgtccagtgccctcttctggcatccttggcactgcactcacatgcacatacacacagagagacaaccTAATTGGAAAGTGACAAATAGTTCCCATTCTGCTTGTATCCTCAAGGGAGACAGAACTTTAGGGTCATTGTTCACGAAAGGATACATGcaaaaacattttaatagaaaGTGGATTTGAGGAAAGCTCAAGTGTTCAGATACTTTTCCAGTTCAGATAATCAGAAATAAACCAGGAGGTCTTGAGAACTTGTGAGTATCACGTAGAAGTGGGGTCAAGACAAACTGCGCCAAGCTATGGCAGTTTAGGAACGAAAGTGACAGTCAGTAGAAACCAAAGTACTAGGAACAAAGACAGACTACAAACACTGTGGTTAAAGAGACCATTGTAATCCTACATGAACAGAATGCCGGAAGCAGgctctgtttaaaaacaaaaacaggcaaacaaaaaccacacttattttttttttttctgggactagagagatggctctgcagttaagagcaattgctgttcttccagaggacccaggtgcgAAACCCAGCCCTACACAGCTCcagctgacaccctcttctgacttccacaggcatggacataaatgcaggcaaaacacccatatacataaagtgATGATTAAAAAAGGAACCCCACAATCCACCTTCTGTGGACATTACTCCCTTTAGGACAGTGGTTCTTACCCAACTCCATGTTGGGATCACTGGGTGCTTCCGAAGAATTAAACACACAGAATCTTGGGGACCTCtcagtcacttgagttttttaaatctccgtgtgtgtgtgtgtgtgtgtgtgtgtgtgtgtgtgtgtgtgtgtgtgtgtgtgttcccatctGATTGGGAACCATTGATTTAAAACCTTTATGCTGAGCTCAGCCCCATGTATTTATGATGGGTGGGTACTTGTATTGGTCTATCTCAGCCTTAGAGAATTAGACCCTCAGTGTCCTGTTCATGGCTTATATAGTATAAGGACTGGAAAATCAGAGGAGTCTGCTGGTTTAGAAAATActcaatatgatttttttttaaccatcagTGTTTTGGTCAGTAACAAGACCTGCCAgtcatggtgacacatgcctttagtccccatcactcaggaaacaaaggcaggtaggtctctgcaagttcaaagccagcctgggggggctggagagatggctcagtggttaagagcactgactgctcttcccaaggtcctgagttcaaatcccagcaaccacatggtggcttacaaccatctgtaatgaaatctgatgccctcttctggtgtatctgaagacagctacagtgtactcatagattataaataaataaaatattaaaaaaaaaaaaaagccagcctggtgtacatagtgagttccagaacagccagggctacacagagaatctgtctttagatagaaagaaaggaaggaaaagaaaaagaaaaaggaaacatccCCCatcttattaattattaattaaaataaactaaGATCTGGCTATTGCCCACATTAGGAGTTTTGAGGAATTAAATATGGTAGGTAttaaatgtttcaaaaatacTTGTCTACTTTAAAAACAATCTGAAGTAATTATGAGCAATTGACCTGGCAAACTaaccctcacatgcacacacacaacaaacaaacgaGCAAAAACTGAGGGTACATTTGTCCTAAGTATTATCTAGAACTCCAAACAAGATTTGAAATGGAATACAGTTCTGGATGCGACGCGAATTCTCTCTTGCAAAGCTTCTGATACTTTAGATGAACTGAAGGCTGAGGAAAGGATCAAAGGCTAGCTCCAAAGCTAAATGTCTACGAGAAAAGAAAAGGTCTCTTGTCACTGTCTACGTGACTATTTAACCACCCCTGACAGTGTTGCCCAAGCCTGAGGCCCAGCAGGAGCTGATGAGTGGGAGGGTCGACGTGCTTCTGCTCTCAAGCCCTCTGCCTCCTACTCACCCCGGTCTTGTTATTACAGCACGCTCTTTTTCTTGCTGCCAGGGACATCGCTGTTGCCGGGATGGCCTGGAACGAAAGTTTCGGGAAAGATGAGTACTATCTCTTCTCATCAGAGCGAAACCCAGTCATCACCGCCTTCCATTTATGACCCCTTGGGAAATTCCGGGCCCAGGAGAACTAAAGAGGAACTCTGATCTGGCAACATCGTTGTGCCGAGAACCTTCACATCAGCTTCAGCCCTAAAGACTGTCGTAGCAGTTAGGAAGCTTTCTGTCGGTGTTCCTGTTTACCATATCGGCTGCAGCCTCCAGGATTTCAAGTAGAGTGGGATGGCTTACTACTGCATGAGTTTTAGAAGGAATCTTAAAAGAATTGGTTCTGCCACCCAAATTTACCTTTTATTCTCTGTCTCCCACTCCCTCCACCTTTCTCTCCCCTGTtagctctcccctccctctcctcaagTTATATCTAATTTCTATATCTCCTCAGCCATATCTAATTTCCTGTAAATTAAACAAGTcaatctgggaagagggaaatggacagttttgtttgcttgcctttGACAGGGACCAATTCACCACCACTCCCTCTGGTTAATCACTCTTAATTCTACACCCTAGACTACTATCGTCTTACCAGGGTtctcaagccttttttttttttttttttgagaatgacTGTTGATCCCCCGTCGTGCCCTTCTCTGCTCCTGTATCCCTAACGAGTACTGATTATACTTTACACTGATGTTTCGCCAAGACCAGCCTTGCCTCTGCTAGACTCTCTACAGAGAgagatggcctcaaactcccagagatctgcctgcctctgcctcctgagtgctgggatgaaaggcaggCAGAAGTTTGGTATATATTGTATTTCGTCCTGCTGAGGAGAGCCGTAAATGATATCACATTATTAagagttttctatttttaaaaagaactctaTCAGCTATAGCTAGAAACTCTTAACTAAGAGTTTTGTATCACTGAACGACAGGATATCAGTGGCTTTCCTTCCACTTACAAACTTGTAGCTGTGGTGGGTGCCGGTGCATCCCAGGTACCCTGGAATGGTTCTCCCACTGTTCTGCTCTGCTAACGAGACCAGGCTCTGTAACTACACACCAGGTGTTGGAACTTGACATGCTTTGGTCTGCGCCACCCTTGTAACAATCCTCAGACAGAGCACTGGTGCGTggcctgttcccctcccccatgttaCCACTGCCAAAACAGGTGGTGTAAGTTTGAGGAGCTTACAAGAAAGTACGAGAGTTCAGAGCCAAGCTAGGCCCCACATTGACCTGAAATTCATAAAGCCACTCACTCTTTGCTCCTGGAACCCCAGCACCCTTGCTTATCTCAAGCTCCCTCCaattgccacacacacacacacacacacacacacacacacacacacacacacacacacacacaccctcctacCCTCCTTGTCTTCCATATCTAACTGGTTTTGCTAGAACAGATTTATGCCTCTCACAAAGCAGCTTTCCCCAGCACACGCCACCCGGTCTAATGGACTGCTGACTTCATGTCACTTCgtgttgttgctttgtttattCACTGAACACTGATACCTTTCCAACTCAGAAGCCACACATACATATGGATGTCCCAACCACCCCTGGGCCCAGCTGAAAGCccagaggaaagggaaaagaaatctTTGCCATCATTTATACACTAAGCTCTTTTTTGGTTGTTCCCAGAAGACACTGCTTTCAGATCTTACATAACAAATCAAGTAGAACAGGAATCAGTGAGTGTGTCCTTTCCCACCTCTGTCACGTcagttttataaataaagttttattggaacccTAACCCATTTTCATATTACCTGTGGCTACTTTGGTGTTAAAAGGGTTGAATATTCCTAagcatatttgaatgcttgagaGTCTGTAAAATTCggtcttctcttctttttacaAAGAACtacagtttgttttctttggcaGGAACCCATGCTTACCTCCTGTTCTAGAAACTGTACAGTTTCATCAAGGAAGCACACAGAGCCTTAATTAAAAACTGTGTTAGAAGCCGAACTCTGGGGAGCCCTCTAGGCTCTTGATCATGAAAGCAACACGCAAAGCCATAGCTCAGCATGAGCCTAGACGCTCTCTGTTTTGTAAAGACTTTGCATACAATCTTCCAATCTGTTTGACTGACAGCCACTTGTTTTCCACTAAGATTTAATAACTGGCTTTGAAAAATTACCCTTACATAATGggtaaaatcaataaaaagaacGAGTTAGACCAGGCTTGTAGTTAACATTATATAAAGTAAGAGAGCCTTTCTGCTTATCGTTTTCAACAAACGTTTTCAAATGCTCTTAATGCTTGACCAAGTAACATTTATATCGgcattccccctccccttagTAGATAATCTTAAAGATAATTAACTACATGATGTTTTACTTGGTTACAGTTTGAAAAGATAAAAAGGTTCACCTCTGATTGGGGTCGGTCGTAAAGTCATAAAATAAATGACTTCATTCAGGACTCAATAATGAACCCCAGAGGTTGTGTTGTGCAGTTTCCTGTAAGATTCCCACCTCTGAAGGGTACTAATTTGGAATGTAGCAACTGCCCAGAGGTTTTAAGGACTGACCAAATGCTCGACACACAGTGACTCCTTCCTTACAAAGTGTCCTGCAGAAGTGAGAGTTGACAGATGTCACAAGGGATGCAATTCCCCAAGGAAAAGACTGCTTCATCCTTCTATGTGAGGCCAAGCATCGTGAGAACATGCTGGCCTTCAGAGCGCTGCTGTTAGCACCTTGTGGGGCTAACCTCCAGCCCGAGGGTCTGCATATGAAGAGCATCAGTCTTCTCCATGAGTGTGATGCTCTAATGATCTTTGGTTAATATTTATTGAGGGAAGGGAGATAGGCCAGACAAGGAGTCCAGATTCTCTGATGTGTTTCGAGGGTGTGTGGACTTTTCTATGACTCAGCTTCCTGGTCCTTTTACTTTATGGATTTTATTTTGACCTCTGTGGCCTGAGACAGAGATTGAGGACTGTGGTATTTAACTAGCTTTGGCATGAGGTAAATCTAGAACTTGGTTTCACACCCACTGTGTGACTTGGCCAATATAGTCAACCTTCTGTTTTCTGGCATATAAAGTACACGTGATAATTGCAGTCAAGATGATTATAGGACTGAAACCAGGCAGTGTGTAGGCTAAACTAGGCTCCCCAGTGGGACATTAGCAGATGAATGCTCTGTACCCCCTGTGCTCTTGGTCTGTTTACCTCGTGCTCTTGTAGCAGGTCTTTAAAATATTCTCTCCTGTGCTTTCGGCAATGCCAATTCACATCTACAGATAGCTGAGTTTTTCTAAATGGCTAGGAGCTTGGCAGAAGCTGCCAGGCTCAGATGCGCTCCGCAGGCTTCTGACTTTTGACACAAGGTTTAGAGGAGGCCAGCCCTGCAGAGGAGGCCCGCCCTGCTCACCTGCCAGGAGCCTCCTAGAGGACACTGGTCAGCCTGGAAGAGAGCTAGCGCGGCAGTTTGAATAGCCCAGATCTTTGCAAAAGCTTTTCCTGTGGCTGTCTACCTGGAACAGATGGCTAGATCGCTCCTGTTGGCAAAGGCAAAAACGGCAGCAGCCTGTGGGAAGACTCCTGGGATGACTACAGTGCCAATGGGCTCAAATCCAGGGGGTCAGCCGGAGGGCACGGATTTATATACTGTGGCCTACTAGGCTTAATGCTTAGGGTTTGAGGTTGGCTGGTAGCTGTTTTGGgtcttttggttggttggttggctggacTTTTGAGACCCAGTGTCATTATGTAACCTGGGTGAGTTGGGACTTGGTATCCTCTGATCTCATCCCCCTCAGTGGTAGGATGCCACGTGTATGTCACCACGCTCCGCTCTAACAAAATTGTTATGTAAGCTGAGGGAGAAAGTCAGTAGCAGTAAACTGGTCTCCACTGAATAGCGACCCATAGGTGGGAAAGgtgctcaggggttaagagcacgtTCTGCTCTTGTGAAgaacccaggtttagttcccagcatccacataaggAGGCTCACAAGTGCCTttaactccaactccaagggaCCGTgtgccctcttcaggcctccacaggcacttatatgcatcatgcacacacacacacacacacacacacacacacacacatatatatgtatatatatattgcatattcacacacaacatatattatacatatatgtgtatgcatatatatacatacattacgtgtgtgtgtgtctacacatattaTAAATTTGGTGATTCAAAGATGAGCTTTGTTCACCCATATAAGCTCATGAAGATCCTGGGTGTGGGTAAAGTTGGAGAGAAAAAAACGAGTGAAATGAGGGCGGGGATATGATACTTCTCCAATAAGTAAATCCAAGGAAGAACTCCTCTTTTATGTTCTGAGTTTCTCTAATACTTACTTCTGCTTCATTATCTGCAAAACCattgtaatctctctctctctctctctctctctctctctctctctctctctctc
Protein-coding sequences here:
- the Tm4sf20 gene encoding transmembrane 4 L6 family member 20, producing the protein MTCCEGWTSCNGFSLLILVLLGVVINCIPLGISLVEADSVSQNPISCYEWWFPGIIGAGVMAIPATAMSLAARKRACCNNKTGMFLSSLLSVITVIGAVYCMLVSIRALLEGPLVCNTQVNSTVTCEFSLKNLSNFRPESFNLLWFFNDTCVPPTDFKNPTINNMVSNLKIPNSNSEEDRHRIFHFSVFMSLLLVGILELLFGLSQILIGFLGCLCGVSQRRRQIV